The Anguilla anguilla isolate fAngAng1 chromosome 4, fAngAng1.pri, whole genome shotgun sequence genome has a window encoding:
- the LOC118224816 gene encoding myosin-7-like translates to MGDALMAEFGPAAPFLRKSDKERLEAQTRPFDMKKECFVPDPEVEYVKASVTSRDGDKVTAETEFGKTVTVKECDVHPQNPPKFDKIEDMAMFTFLHEPAVLFNLKERYAAWMIYTYSGLFCVTVNPYKWLPVYDQSVVKAYRGKKRTEAPPHIFSISDNAYQYMLSDRENQSILITGESGAGKTVNTKRVIQYFASIAAVPGKKDAASEKKGTLEDQIIQANPALEAFGNAKTIRNDNSSRFGKFIRIHFGVSGKLSSADIETYLLEKSRVTYQLKAERDYHIFYQILSQKKPELLEMLLITNNPYDYAFISQGETTVASIDDADELMATDSAFDVLGFTQEEKNGIYKLTGAVMHYGNMKFKQKQREEQAEADGTEDTDKVAYLMGLNSADLVKGLCHPRVKVGNEWVTKGQNVQQVNYSIGALAKSVYEKMFLWMVVRINQSLDTKQPRQYFIGVLDIAGFEIFDYNTFEQLCINFTNEKLQQFFNHHMFVLEQEEYKKEGIEWEFIDFGMDLQACIELIEKPMGIMSILEEECMFPKASDATFKAKLYDNHLGKSNNFQKPRIVKGKPEAHFSLVHYAGTVDYNISNWLVKNKDPLNETVVGLFQKSTLKLLSFLFVNYAGSEADSGKGKGGGKKKGSSFQTVSALHRENLNKLMTNLKSTHPHFVRCLIPNETKTPGAMENPLVMHQLRCNGVLEGIRICRKGFPNRILYGDFKQRYRILNPSAIPEGQFIDNKKAAEKLLGSLDIDHTQYRLGHTKVFFKAGLLGTLEEMRDERLALIITGIQARSRGILSRIEFQKIVERRDSLLVIQWNVRAFMGVKNWPWMKLYFKIKPLLKSAETEKEMANMKEEFLKLKEAYAKAEARKKELEEKMVTLLQEKNDLQLQVQTEQDNLGDAEERCEGLIKNKIQLEAKVKEQTERLDDEEEMNSELTAKKRKLEDECSELKKDIDDLELTLAKVEKEKHATENKVKNMTEEMAALDEIIAKLTKEKKALQEAHQQTLDDLQSEEDKVNTLTKAKAKLEQQVDDLEGSLEQEKKIRMDLERAKRKLEGDLKLTQESLMDLENDKQQMEEKLKKKDFEISQLNSRVEDEQNLGAQLQKKLKELQARIEELEEELEAERAARAKVEKQRADLSRELEEISERLEEAGGATAAQIEMNKKREAEFQKMRRDLEEATLQHEATAATLRKKHADSVADLGEQIDNLQRVKQKLEKEKSELRLELDDVVSNMEQIVKSKTNLEKMCRTLEDQVTEYRTKAEEGQRSINDFTMQKAKLQTENGELSRLLEEKDSLVSQLTRGKQSYTQQIEDLKRQLEEEVKAKNALAHAVQSSRHDCDLLREQYEEEQEAKAELQRSLSKANSEVAQWRTKYETDAIQRTEELEEAKKKLAQRLQDAEEAVEAVNAKCSSLEKTKHRLQNEIEDLMVDVERSNAAAAALDKKQRNFDKVLAEWKQKYEEAQSELESAQKEARSLSTELFKLKNSYEESLEHLETMKRENKNLQEEISDLTEQLAEGGKSIHELEKIRKQLEQEKAEIQAALEEAEGSLEHEEGKILRAQLEFNQVKADIERKLTEKDEEMEQAKRNQQRVVDTLQSSLEAETRSRNEALRLKKKMEGDLNEMEIQLSQANRQAAEAQKQLKGLHSHLKDAQLHLDESLRANDDLKENIAIVERRNNLLQAELDELRSMVEQTERGRKLAEQELLDVSERVQLLHSQNTSLLNQKKKLEGDTAQLQTEVEEAVQECRNAEEKAKKAITDAAMMAEELKKEQDTSAHLERMKKNMEQTIKDLQHRLDEAEQIALKGGKKQVQKLEARVRELENEVEMEQKKSSDSLKGIRKYERRIKELTYQTEEDRKNLARLQDLVDKLQLKVKSYKRTAEEAEEQANSNLTKFRKLQHELDEAEERADVAESQVNKLRAKSRDAGSKKGHDEE, encoded by the exons GAAGACTGTGAACACCAAGAGGGTCATTCAGTACTTTGCCAGCATAGCAGCTGTGCCAGGAAAGAAGGATGCAGCTTCTGAGAAAAAG GGTACCCTGGAAGATCAAATCATCCAGGCTAATCCAGCCCTGGAGGCCTTTGGAAATGCCAAGACCATCAGAAATGACAACTCCTCAAGATTC GGCAAATTCATCCGAATTCACTTTGGAGTGAGTGGAAAGTTGTCCTCTGCCGACATTGAAACTT ACCTTCTGGAGAAGTCTCGTGTAACCTACCAGCTGAAAGCTGAGAGAGACTACCATATCTTCTACCAGATCCTATCCCAAAAGAAACCAGAGCTACTGG AAATGCTGCTCATCACCAACAATCCCTATGACTACGCCTTCATCTCCCAAGGAGAGACGACAGTAGCTTCTATTGATGATGCTGATGAGTTAATGGCCACTGAC AGTGCCTTTGATGTGCTGGGGTTCACTCAGGAAGAGAAGAATGGCATTTACAAGCTGACTGGTGCCGTCATGCACTATGGCAACATGAAGTTCaagcagaagcagagagaggagcaggcagAAGCTGATGGCACTGAGG ATACAGACAAGGTTGCCTACTTAATGGGTCTGAACTCTGCTGACCTCGTCAAGGGTCTGTGTCACCCAAGAGTCAAAGTAGGGAATGAATGGGTCACCAAAGGACAAAATGTCCAGCAG GTGAACTACTCTATTGGTGCTCTGGCCAAGTCTGTGTATGAAAAGATGTTCCTCTGGATGGTGGTGAGAATCAACCAATCGCTGGACACAAAGCAGCCTCGCCAATACTTTATTGGTGTTTTGGACATTGCAGGATTTGAGATCTTTGAT TACAACACCTTTGAACAGCTCTGCATTAACTTCACCAATGAGAAGCTGCAGCAGTTCTTCAATCACCACATGTTTGTGCTGGAACAAGAGGAGTATAAGAAAGAAGGAATTGAATGGGAGTTTATTGACTTTGGCATGGACTTGCAGGCTTGCATTGAGCTCATTGAAAAG cCCATGGGTATCATGTCCATCCTTGAAGAGGAGTGCATGTTCCCCAAGGCCAGTGATGCCACCTTCAAAGCTAAGCTGTATGACAACCATCTGGGGAAGTCCAACAACTTCCAGAAGCCCAGGATTGTCAAGGGGAAACCAGAGGCCCATTTCTCCCTGGTTCACTATGCTGGCACTGTTGACTACAATATTTCTAATTGGTTGGTGAAGAACAAGGACCCACTGAATGAAACAGTGGTTGGGCTTTTCCAGAAATCAACTCTTAAATTACTGTCCTTCCTCTTCGTAAACTATGCCGGGTCGGAAGCAG ATTCAGGGAAAGGCAAGGGTGGTGGAAAGAAGAAGGGCTCTTCCTTCCAGACTGTTTCAGCTCTTCACAGG GAAAATCTGAATAAGCTGATGACCAACTTAAAATCTACTCACCCGCATTTTGTGCGCTGCCTCATCCCCAATGAGACCAAGACTCCTGGGGCCATGGAGAACCCTCTGGTCATGCACCAGCTGCGCTGTAACGGTGTGCTGGAAGGCATCCGGATCTGCAGAAAGGGCTTCCCCAACAGGATCCTGTATGGAGACTTCAAACAAAG ATACCGTATCCTGAACCCATCCGCTATACCCGAGGGACAATTCATTGACAATAAGAAGGCGGCAGAGAAACTTCTGGGGTCTCTGGACATTGACCACACCCAATATAGATTAGGACATACCAAG GTGTTCTTCAAAGCCGGTCTGCTGGGCACCCTGGAGGAGATGAGAGATGAACGTCTGGCTCTCATTATCACTGGAATCCAAGCCAGGTCCCGTGGTATTCTCTCAAGAATTGAGTTCCAGAAGATTGTGGAGCGAAG GGACTCCTTGCTTGTGATCCAATGGAATGTGCGAGCATTCATGGGTGTGAAGAACTGGCCTTGGATGAAACTTTATTTCAAGATCAAACCTCTGTTGAAGTCTGCAGAGACCGAGAAAGAAATGGCCAACATGAAAGAGGAGTTCCTAAAGCTCAAAGAAGCATATGCAAAGGCTGAAGCCCGTAAGAAGGAGCTGGAAGAAAAGATGGTCACTCTTCTCCAAGAGAAGAATGACCTTCAGCTGCAAGTTCAAACT GAACAAGATAATCTTGGTGATGCTGAGGAGCGATGTGAAGGGCTGATCAAGAATAAGATCCAGCTTGAGGCCAAAGTCAAAGAGCAGACAGAAAGACTGGATGATGAGGAGGAGATGAACTCAGAGCTGACTGCTAAGAAGAGGAAGCTGGAGGATGAGTGTTCTGAGCTCAAGAAGGACATTGATGATCTGGAGTTGACTCTGGCTAaagtggagaaagagaaacatgcCACTGAAAACAAG GTGAAGAACATGACTGAGGAAATGGCAGCTCTAGATGAAATCATCGCCAAACTGACAAAGGAGAAGAAGGCTCTCCAGGAGGCTCACCAGCAAACCCTGGATGACCTGCAGAGTGAGGAGGACAAAGTCAACACGCTGACCAAAGCTAAGGCTAAACTGGAGCAGCAGGTTGATGAT CTTGAAGGATCTCTTGAGCAAGAGAAAAAGATAAGAATGGATCTTGAGAGGGCTAAACGTAAGCTAGAAGGAGACTTAAAGTTAACTCAGGAGAGTTTAATGGACCTGGAGAATGATAAGCAGCAGATGGAAGAAAAGTTGAAGAA GAAAGACTTTGAGATCAGCCAGCTCAACAGCAGGGTTGAGGATGAACAGAATTTGGGTGCTCAGCTCCAGAAGAAACTGAAGGAGCTGCAG GCCCGAATTGaagagctggaggaagagctTGAAGCAGAGAGAGCTGCTCGTGCGAAGGTGGAGAAACAGAGGGCAGACTTGTccagagagctggaggagatcaGCGAGAGGCTGGAGGAGGCTGGTGGGGCCACAGCTGCCCAGATTGAGATGAACAAGAAGAGGGAGGCAGAATTCCAGAAGATGCGCAGAGACCTTGAAGAGGCCACTCTGCAGCATGAGGCCACAGCTGCCACACTGAGGAAGAAACATGCTGACAGCGTGGCTGACCTGGGGGAGCAGATTGACAACCTGCAGAGAGTGAAGcagaagctggagaaggagaagagtgAGCTCAGACTGGAGCTAGATGACGTGGTCTCCAACATGGAGCAGATCGTCAAGTCCAAG ACAAATTTAGAAAAGATGTGCAGAACTCTAGAAGATCAGGTGACTGAGTACAGAACCAAGGCTGAGGAAGGCCAACGCAGCATCAACGACTTCACTATGCAGAAAGCTAAGCTACAGACTGAAAATG ggGAGCTTTCCAGGCTGCTAGAAGAGAAGGACTCATTAGTCTCTCAACTGACGAGAGGCAAGCAGTCCTACACTCAGCAAATTGAAGACCTCAAAAGACAGCTGGAGGAAGAAGTCAAG GCAAAGAATGCCCTGGCCCATGCGGTTCAGTCTTCTCGCCATGATTGTGACCTGCTGAGAGAGCAGTATGAGGAGGAACAGGAGGCTAAGGCTGAGCTGCAGCGCAGTCTCTCCAAGGCCAACTCTGAGGTGGCTCAGTGGAGAACCAAGTATGAAACTGATGCTATCCAGAGGACTGAGGAACTGGAGGAAGCAAA GAAGAAACTGGCTCAGCGGCTGCAGGATGCAGAAGAGGCTGTGGAAGCCGTAAATGCTAAATGTTCCTCCCTGGAGAAGACCAAACACAGGCTGCAGAATGAGATTGAAGATCTCATGGTGGATGTGGAGAGATCTAATGCAGCTGCTGCCGCTCTGGACAAGAAGCAAAGGAACTTTGACAAG GTCCTGGCTGAGTGGAAGCAGAAATATGAAGAGGCTCAAAGTGAGTTGGAGAGCGCCCAGAAGGAGGCCAGATCTCTCAGTACTGAGCTCTTCAAACTGAAAAACTCCTATGAGGAGTCACTGGAGCATCTGGAGACGATGAAGAGGGAGAATAAGAACCTTCAAG AGGAAATTTCTGACCTCACTGAGCAACTTGCTGAAGGAGGAAAAAGTATCCATGAGCTGGAGAAAATAAGGAAACaactggagcaggagaaggCTGAAATCCAGGCTGCCTTGGAGGAAGCAGAG GGTTCCCTGGAACATGAGGAGGGCAAGATTCTGAGGGCCCAGCTGGAGTTTAATCAGGTGAAAGCTGATATTGAACGCAAGCTGACTGAGAAGGATGAGGAGATGGAGCAGGCTAAGAGAAACCAGCAAAGAGTGGTGGACACCCTGCAGAGCTCCCTGGAGGCCGAGACTCGCAGTAGGAACGAGGCTCTCAGGCTGAAGAAGAAGATGGAAGGTGACCTTAATGAGATGGAGATACAGCTCAGTCAGGCCAACAGGCAGGCAGCTGAGGCCCAGAAGCAGCTCAAGGGTCTCCACTCTCACCTGAAG GATGCTCAGCTGCATTTGGATGAATCTCTTCGTGCCAATGATGACCTAAAGGAGAACATTGCCATTGTTGAGAGACGCAACAATCTGCTACAGGCAGAGCTGGATGAACTGAGATCTATGgtggagcagacagagagaggccgTAAGCTGGCTGAGCAGGAACTGCTGGATGTCAGCGAGAGAGTACAGCTTCTGCACTCTCAG AATACCAGCCTGCTCAACCagaagaagaagctggaggGTGACACAGCCCAGCTTCAGACCGAAGTGGAGGAAGCTGTGCAGGAATGCAGGAACGCTGAGGAAAAAGCCAAAAAGGCCATTACCGATGCAGCCATGATGGCAGAGGAGCTGAAGAAAGAGCAAGACACCAGTGCTCACCTTGAGCGCATGAAGAAGAACATGGAGCAGACCATCAAGGACCTGCAGCACCGTCTGGATGAAGCTGAGCAAATTGCCTTGAAGGGAGGCAAGAAGCAAGTTCAGAAACTGGAAGCTCGT GTGAGAGAGCTAGAAAATGAGGTGGAAATGGAGCAGAAGAAGAGTAGTGATTCTCTGAAGGGAATCCGCAAATATGAGAGACGCATCAAAGAGCTCACCTACCAG actgaagaGGATCGTAAGAATTTGGCTCGTCTGCAGGACCTGGTGGACAAGCTGCAACTGAAGGTCAAGTCCTACAAGAGAACTGCAGAGGAGGCT gaGGAACAGGCTAACAGCAATCTAACCAAGTTCCGCAAGCTGCAGCACGAGCTGGATGAGGCAGAGGAGCGAGCCGACGTCGCAGAGTCTCAGGTCAACAAGCTGCGTGCCAAGAGCCGTGATGCAGGTTCCAAG AAAGGGCATGATGAAGAGTGA